The Mucilaginibacter mallensis genome has a segment encoding these proteins:
- a CDS encoding DapH/DapD/GlmU-related protein: MKKALESLFKNIGYILSFIFPFTIYINVRRFRSAIFSGYIKRQFKSVGANFNVDSPLLVYGSKYIAIGDNFIAGARLRIEAYDKFMNTNYTPQIVIGNNVNINFDCHIGCIDSIKIGNNVLIASKVLIIDHAHGSSTLNDIKYPPLQRELVSKGPIVIGDNVWIGEGCAILPGVKIGENCIIGSNAVVTKSFGANSIIGGNPAKLIKYIE; encoded by the coding sequence ATGAAAAAAGCATTAGAATCTCTTTTTAAAAATATCGGTTACATTTTATCCTTCATATTTCCGTTCACTATATATATAAATGTGCGGAGATTCAGATCCGCTATTTTTAGCGGTTATATTAAGCGGCAATTTAAAAGTGTCGGTGCAAACTTTAATGTTGATTCACCCCTGCTTGTATATGGCAGTAAGTATATTGCTATTGGCGATAACTTTATTGCAGGTGCCAGGTTAAGAATTGAAGCTTACGATAAGTTCATGAATACAAACTACACTCCCCAAATAGTTATTGGCAATAATGTTAATATTAATTTTGATTGTCATATAGGCTGCATTGATAGTATTAAAATAGGAAACAATGTATTAATTGCCAGCAAAGTATTGATTATAGATCATGCCCATGGAAGCAGCACACTCAACGATATTAAATATCCTCCCTTACAACGAGAATTGGTTTCAAAAGGGCCAATTGTTATTGGTGATAACGTATGGATAGGTGAAGGATGTGCTATTTTACCTGGAGTAAAAATAGGAGAAAACTGTATAATTGGTAGTAATGCTGTTGTGACAAAAAGCTTTGGCGCAAACAGTATAATCGGGGGTAATCCTGCCAAGTTAATTAAATATATAGAATAA
- a CDS encoding glycosyltransferase family 2 protein, giving the protein MRNYRSLSLIKRQLNTSLKYNQPKIAIGVRVKNEISAIKSFWESIKKQTYFEHLELLFIDSGSTDGTLEFLKELNCNLYTISPSEFSFGDTCNLVLELTESEYVCFFSGHVILESDKLIETVVNYIKTNPPISGYFRQVPNYVVGCSIYDKTFLKYRYKSYNNVPLPILATPQNNSFSNAASLVYRGHWSTVNFEEVGASEDYFWSTKIMQTGGEIYYFHMLNVKHSHNETLNDVYKRVKINAKERYPNGVNLFKLIVIFCKVFFALFFNSYKFLSAVKYANAHTKAYADINKS; this is encoded by the coding sequence ATGAGGAACTACCGATCATTAAGCCTAATTAAAAGACAATTAAACACATCATTAAAATATAATCAACCCAAAATAGCTATAGGGGTTAGAGTAAAAAATGAAATTAGTGCAATAAAGAGTTTTTGGGAGTCGATAAAAAAACAAACTTATTTTGAACATTTAGAACTTCTTTTTATTGATAGCGGAAGTACTGACGGAACACTTGAATTTCTTAAGGAATTAAACTGTAACTTATATACTATATCTCCAAGCGAATTCTCATTTGGAGATACTTGCAACTTGGTTTTAGAACTTACCGAAAGCGAGTATGTGTGTTTTTTCTCCGGCCACGTAATTCTGGAAAGCGACAAACTCATTGAAACCGTTGTTAATTATATCAAAACAAATCCTCCTATTTCCGGCTATTTCAGGCAAGTGCCTAATTATGTGGTTGGTTGTTCCATTTATGATAAAACTTTTTTAAAGTATAGATATAAATCTTATAATAATGTTCCTCTTCCCATATTGGCTACACCACAAAATAATAGCTTTTCAAATGCTGCCTCATTGGTTTACAGAGGACATTGGAGCACAGTAAACTTTGAAGAAGTTGGTGCCAGCGAGGATTATTTTTGGTCTACTAAAATCATGCAAACAGGAGGAGAAATATACTATTTCCATATGTTAAATGTAAAACACAGTCACAATGAAACCTTAAACGATGTTTACAAACGGGTAAAAATAAATGCTAAAGAACGATACCCTAATGGAGTAAATCTATTTAAACTGATTGTAATTTTTTGCAAAGTTTTTTTTGCACTGTTTTTTAACTCATATAAGTTTTTAAGTGCTGTTAAATATGCAAACGCACATACTAAAGCATATGCCGATATCAATAAATCTTAG
- a CDS encoding glycosyltransferase has protein sequence MSVLNSINEQTYNNIKKIIIDSGSTDDTIILAKKNGFLVNQISSSEFNHGATRQLLVDLSEDTDICVFLTQDAILASPDSIANIIKAFDDPQVGIAYGRQLPHKNAKALETHARLFNYPDSPEVVSMNDLNKKGFKIFFCSNSFSAYRRSTLQSVGGFPTDSIMGEDAIVAAKMLIAGYKKAYVADATVYHSHSYTLSEEFKRYFDTRVFHEQNKWLIDDFGKPTGEGFKFIKSELLYIIKHDKIRIVKSISSIFAKWLGYNSGGFFKKMPKSLVKKLSMHSFYWKQY, from the coding sequence ATGTCAGTTTTAAATAGTATAAATGAGCAAACATATAACAATATAAAAAAAATCATAATAGATTCAGGTTCAACAGACGATACTATTATACTTGCAAAAAAAAATGGCTTTCTGGTTAATCAAATCTCCTCCTCTGAATTTAATCATGGAGCTACCAGACAATTATTAGTTGATCTATCTGAAGATACTGATATATGCGTTTTTTTAACACAGGATGCCATTTTAGCTTCCCCTGATAGTATTGCCAATATTATTAAAGCTTTTGACGACCCGCAGGTTGGTATTGCTTACGGAAGACAATTACCACACAAAAATGCAAAGGCTTTAGAAACACATGCCCGGCTGTTTAATTATCCGGATAGTCCCGAAGTTGTTTCAATGAACGATCTGAATAAAAAAGGCTTTAAAATTTTCTTTTGCTCTAATTCATTCTCGGCTTATCGCCGAAGTACGCTACAGTCTGTCGGGGGTTTTCCAACCGATTCAATAATGGGTGAAGATGCAATTGTAGCTGCGAAAATGTTAATTGCAGGTTATAAAAAAGCCTATGTGGCCGATGCTACGGTTTATCATTCGCATAGTTATACACTTAGTGAAGAATTTAAACGCTATTTTGATACCCGTGTATTTCATGAACAAAATAAATGGTTGATCGATGATTTTGGTAAACCTACCGGCGAAGGTTTTAAATTTATTAAATCGGAATTGCTTTATATTATCAAACATGATAAAATCAGAATAGTTAAATCTATAAGTTCTATTTTTGCGAAATGGCTTGGGTATAATAGCGGGGGATTTTTCAAAAAAATGCCAAAGAGCCTGGTAAAGAAATTATCCATGCACTCCTTTTATTGGAAACAATATTAA
- a CDS encoding glycosyltransferase family 2 protein, giving the protein MAEFKISVAMTTYNGEMYLQQQIDSIINQTYSPDEIIVSDDCSTDGTKEILKEYQAKGLIIYLTNNGKNGVVPNFKNAVKHCKKDNFIALADQDDIWLPEKLETALTQLKKIDINIPALVFSDLNVIDGDNKTINQSFFKEIVKVDPQFEQLRSLMYSNKVIGCATLFNPCMRNYFDSMPNDVFMHDYWIALIAFTFGQHVYINQPLIKYRRHNNNVTSANDAVYHKFIKELLDYLLNRKVDLDNHIKTLKLFYNLYQQNLTVLQTIEINKFIDLQNHSTFIKRMQTFRYKKAKP; this is encoded by the coding sequence ATGGCAGAATTTAAAATATCTGTAGCAATGACTACTTATAATGGCGAAATGTATCTGCAACAACAAATAGATTCCATTATTAACCAAACCTATAGCCCCGATGAAATTATTGTGTCAGACGATTGCTCTACCGATGGTACAAAAGAAATATTAAAAGAATATCAGGCTAAGGGCTTAATTATATATTTAACAAACAACGGCAAAAATGGAGTAGTACCTAACTTTAAAAATGCAGTAAAACACTGTAAGAAAGATAATTTTATTGCTTTAGCGGATCAAGACGATATATGGCTTCCAGAAAAACTAGAAACAGCTTTAACTCAATTAAAAAAAATTGATATAAACATACCTGCACTTGTTTTTTCAGATCTCAATGTTATTGATGGTGATAATAAAACTATTAATCAATCTTTTTTTAAAGAAATTGTTAAAGTAGATCCTCAATTTGAACAACTACGATCATTAATGTACTCTAATAAGGTAATAGGCTGCGCAACATTATTTAATCCTTGTATGCGCAATTATTTTGACAGTATGCCCAATGATGTTTTTATGCATGACTATTGGATTGCTTTAATTGCTTTTACCTTTGGTCAACATGTGTATATTAACCAACCATTAATAAAATACAGGCGCCATAATAATAATGTTACTAGTGCTAATGATGCCGTTTACCATAAGTTTATTAAAGAACTGCTTGATTATTTATTAAACAGAAAAGTTGACTTAGATAATCATATAAAAACACTAAAGCTGTTCTATAATTTATACCAGCAAAATTTAACAGTTTTGCAAACTATTGAAATAAATAAATTTATTGACTTGCAAAACCATAGTACTTTTATTAAAAGAATGCAAACTTTCAGATACAAAAAAGCAAAGCCATAA
- a CDS encoding sugar transferase, which produces MPVRYSKHLPPTIFIADLLLLNLALYIAHLATFHNLSPQNESLLFIIVANIAWTIASLTTKSFQVKRPLFLKDNIHTFLVTLIYHLLLIFSAIYFLKIDNISRKEVTIAYLIFPILVILTRSVLFVSLDYYRKHGYNLRKIMIVGDKNIAVRLAKSFSQHPEYGYDLTNFISEDELTKIADTPLLNKILANKPDEIFICFKQMNDTLLKELIQIGEDHSIKIKVVPDVMLNSNHAELVTYDTFPILHISAQSSIDLKIRFLKRTFDIIFSSVLMTTGLPVFGLLYIITKTTSKGPAFYKQERIGRNGKPFYIYKFRSMYVDAEKFGPQLSKDNDPRITKWGVIIRKTRLDELPQFWNVLKGEMSVVGPRPERQFYIDKIVEKNPNYKKLLSLRPGITSIGQVQYGYAENIDEMCNRVRYDLIYLDNVNLNADINIIYKTVKVMIQRKGK; this is translated from the coding sequence ATGCCTGTACGTTACTCAAAACATCTGCCTCCAACTATTTTCATAGCCGATTTGTTGCTGCTAAACCTGGCACTATACATAGCACATTTAGCAACATTTCACAATCTATCACCACAAAATGAATCATTGCTTTTTATTATAGTTGCAAATATTGCATGGACTATTGCTTCACTAACAACAAAAAGCTTTCAAGTAAAACGCCCATTATTTTTAAAAGATAATATACATACCTTTCTGGTTACGTTAATTTATCATTTATTATTAATATTCAGTGCGATCTATTTCTTAAAGATTGATAATATATCAAGGAAAGAAGTAACTATTGCTTATCTCATTTTTCCAATACTTGTAATTCTTACCAGGTCTGTTTTATTTGTCTCGCTTGATTATTACCGTAAACATGGCTACAACCTGCGTAAAATAATGATCGTAGGCGATAAAAATATTGCGGTAAGGCTGGCAAAATCATTTTCACAACATCCGGAATATGGATATGATCTTACCAATTTCATTTCAGAAGATGAACTCACTAAAATAGCAGACACCCCTCTTTTAAACAAAATCCTGGCTAATAAACCCGATGAAATTTTCATCTGCTTTAAACAAATGAATGATACGCTTTTAAAAGAACTTATACAGATTGGCGAAGACCATTCAATTAAAATAAAAGTAGTACCAGACGTGATGCTGAATAGTAACCATGCCGAATTAGTTACCTATGACACGTTTCCGATATTACACATTAGTGCACAATCTTCTATCGATTTAAAGATCCGTTTTTTAAAACGCACTTTCGATATAATTTTTTCCTCGGTTTTAATGACTACCGGGCTGCCAGTGTTTGGTTTGCTATACATTATTACAAAAACAACATCAAAAGGGCCAGCCTTTTATAAACAGGAAAGAATAGGTAGAAACGGCAAACCGTTTTACATCTATAAATTCAGAAGTATGTATGTTGATGCTGAAAAATTCGGCCCGCAGCTTTCAAAAGATAATGATCCGCGAATTACAAAATGGGGGGTGATTATCAGAAAAACCCGACTGGATGAATTACCACAATTTTGGAACGTATTAAAAGGAGAAATGTCTGTTGTTGGCCCACGTCCTGAAAGACAGTTCTATATTGACAAAATAGTTGAAAAGAATCCTAATTACAAAAAGCTGTTAAGTTTAAGGCCCGGTATTACTTCTATTGGCCAGGTTCAATACGGATATGCCGAAAATATTGATGAGATGTGCAACCGTGTGAGGTACGACCTTATTTATTTAGATAACGTTAATCTGAATGCTGACATCAATATCATATACAAAACAGTTAAGGTAATGATACAAAGAAAAGGTAAATAA
- a CDS encoding glycosyltransferase, which translates to MVVGESLSGVIILYNPDKDVIGNITSYLNTLSCLYVIDNSESIDKQIVDSINTLGNKIKYLSLGGNLGVATALNTGCNMAYEAGYKWILTMDQDSSIDNGFFDIAKPLLSDFQNAIIAASYNSFFYKPEPSIYPGFISTGTVITSANLLNLGAWKSLSGFCEKFFIDEVDNEFCIRAIKAGYKIQATKNIYLKHNLGIKYFKKNIITRQTRQLTTHSPARVYYMTRNNLFLWKKYIFTNPGLIFNRIKNLIRLVGEVTFYYPDRITYYKYIAKGTYDFLISKYGRI; encoded by the coding sequence ATGGTAGTGGGCGAAAGTTTAAGTGGAGTTATTATTTTATACAATCCTGATAAAGATGTAATTGGTAATATCACCTCATATCTCAACACTTTGTCCTGCTTATATGTAATAGATAACTCAGAATCAATTGATAAACAGATAGTTGATTCGATTAATACATTAGGCAATAAAATAAAATACCTCAGTTTAGGTGGTAATCTTGGTGTAGCTACAGCTCTTAACACAGGGTGTAATATGGCATATGAGGCTGGCTATAAGTGGATTTTAACGATGGATCAGGATTCTTCTATAGATAATGGCTTTTTTGATATTGCGAAGCCATTACTTTCTGATTTCCAGAACGCAATAATTGCCGCAAGCTACAACAGCTTTTTTTATAAACCAGAACCCAGCATTTATCCTGGCTTCATTTCGACAGGTACAGTTATTACTTCTGCTAATTTACTTAATCTGGGGGCTTGGAAAAGTTTAAGCGGCTTTTGCGAAAAATTCTTTATTGATGAAGTAGATAATGAATTTTGCATCAGAGCTATAAAAGCAGGTTATAAAATTCAAGCAACTAAAAACATATACTTAAAACATAACTTGGGAATTAAGTATTTTAAAAAAAATATAATAACTAGACAAACTCGCCAATTAACAACGCATTCACCGGCGAGGGTGTATTACATGACCCGCAATAATTTATTTTTATGGAAAAAATACATCTTCACCAACCCAGGATTAATTTTTAATCGAATAAAAAATTTAATAAGGCTTGTTGGCGAAGTAACTTTTTACTACCCCGATAGAATAACATATTACAAATATATTGCTAAAGGCACGTATGATTTTTTAATATCAAAGTATGGCAGAATTTAA
- a CDS encoding O-antigen polymerase — protein sequence MGFKIFQPVLLFASVWLFVILLFSFRFSYLLNQDINYAYIFYGISLFFFLIGYFGMFVFNKELSIGKIQLLTITEKLKKRIFKFFYLWAIVSIFEIIASGGVPIVWLFTGSSKDYMDFGIHSIHGLMNALELSLGVLGYYVYRVTKEKKFLFLTFTFFLWNLIIITRQVDVVLIVEVFFVYLLLSDNKLKLLRNILISSLLFVILFGIAGDARSGADNFTQLAQPTDNWPDWLPSGFLWVYIYITTPLNNLLFSFTFTVKHYQFLFPNTLSLLFPSFIRGLIYGPEGGDVSGNLVTDAFNVSSAFASPYQDMGYYGIMLFSVFAGAFTNVVWWCKGIKRIFFRAIIAQILILSIFFNHFFYLPVSFQFVWILIILGNYKNEELPIIKPN from the coding sequence ATGGGATTTAAAATTTTTCAACCAGTACTTTTATTTGCCTCCGTATGGTTGTTTGTTATACTGTTATTTTCCTTTCGCTTTAGTTATCTCCTAAATCAGGATATTAACTACGCTTATATATTTTATGGTATTTCTCTATTCTTTTTTTTGATAGGTTATTTTGGAATGTTTGTATTTAATAAAGAACTAAGCATAGGTAAAATACAATTATTAACAATTACTGAAAAGCTGAAGAAAAGAATTTTTAAGTTCTTTTATTTATGGGCAATTGTATCGATTTTTGAAATTATTGCATCAGGAGGGGTTCCGATTGTATGGCTGTTTACAGGTAGTTCAAAAGACTATATGGATTTTGGTATCCATTCCATACATGGACTAATGAATGCATTGGAACTTTCATTGGGGGTATTAGGATATTATGTATATAGGGTAACAAAAGAAAAAAAATTCCTTTTCTTAACTTTTACTTTCTTCCTATGGAACCTTATAATAATCACTAGACAAGTAGATGTAGTGTTGATTGTTGAAGTATTTTTTGTTTATCTCCTTTTATCAGATAATAAATTAAAACTCCTAAGAAATATTTTAATATCATCGTTATTATTCGTAATACTATTTGGTATAGCCGGGGACGCTCGAAGTGGAGCTGACAACTTCACGCAATTGGCTCAACCAACTGATAATTGGCCTGATTGGCTCCCATCTGGATTTTTATGGGTATACATATACATAACTACCCCGCTTAATAATTTACTTTTCAGCTTTACATTTACTGTAAAACATTACCAGTTTTTGTTCCCTAACACCTTGTCATTACTTTTCCCAAGCTTTATTAGGGGGCTTATTTATGGCCCTGAAGGAGGGGATGTATCAGGCAATTTAGTAACCGATGCGTTTAATGTAAGCAGTGCTTTCGCATCACCTTACCAGGATATGGGCTATTATGGAATTATGTTATTTTCAGTTTTTGCAGGAGCCTTTACTAATGTTGTATGGTGGTGTAAAGGCATTAAACGGATATTTTTCAGGGCCATAATTGCACAAATACTTATATTGTCTATATTTTTTAATCACTTCTTTTACTTGCCTGTATCGTTTCAGTTTGTTTGGATATTAATAATTTTGGGAAATTACAAAAATGAGGAACTACCGATCATTAAGCCTAATTAA